CTAAGGCTCCATTCAATTGCCGAGAATGTTGTGCAAGAAAGTTATTCTCaagaaaagtgaagtaaaggaaaaataaatatattttcccgtgagtgttcatttgacaaaagaattttacaggaaaactaaagtttagttgttcatttgccGGTAAAAAGACACTTAcgagaaacttctttatttttattcccatggctaattctaataaaagtaactttgagagtTAAATAATTGGCTaccatatttcaaaaattaacacatcCGGAgcatgtattttatctaatgcaaagccttaacatgaagTGGAAAAATCGGCTTGCAATTTCCTATTCAATTTTCTAGCCTTTGAATGGTCATGCAAATCCCCCATTCAAATTGACATAATCAACCGTAAAAAAGAAGCTTAAAAACAAGgagatgataactaaataaacaaatgttaaaCAACCGTGCTTAATTAgttgttgattaaaaaaaccCACTGATAATTAGGTAGAACAAACCAAAActgaagactaatgacaagataaataaatactttcaaaaaatatactacCAATTTGGTGAGAAATCAAATTAGCACCATTCTCTTTTTTCCATATCCGCCAATTATTTTGGCACCACACTGGAGAAACCTTTTTCCGTGACgcaaaatcctatgcttttggcAGGATCACTTTAAACCTTGcaagaaaacttaaaaacatgggTCCCATTATTTTCCTagcaactgaacactacaaaagttatggGAAAGTTGGTTTTCCCATCCTTTCCTATCCTTTCCTAGCaactgaacggggcctaatGTTGCCATGAATCTGACTCTCTTGATGGacaaattgtgtgtgtgtgtccacCATGTCAAAGCATAGTAACTATCCACTGCTATGTGAATATAGAGTATATTTGTCTCTGAGATTCGTGCGAGTGTCTAGTACTTTATTCTCCACTTATTTGGCTTCTCTCATCTGTGTTACATTGACTATTCGAAAAATTGTCTTTATGAATCCGGGTTCAGGTTCGGCGAATGACAACTTCACCTCACAGGGCAGAAATACTGTCTTCATCTCTCGAGGCTTTTAGGAAAATCCAACAAGAAAGAGCTAGCATGCGTGCAGCTAGTGGTGCTGAAAAGCTGGGGCTTGATTGTCCTGGTTCCCCTCATATAGCTGATGATAATCCGAAGAAATATGCAGGGAGAAGTGATGAAACCCCAAATTCTAAAGAAACAGTCCCGAAGACAAGGAAGCAGAGTGGAGTTTCTGATCCTATACGGGGAAGTATTAGTGGAGAGAGGAGGAATTCAGACCCAAACAGGCCTTCCAGAAAACTCTCTTCTCAGAATAGCCATCTTATGCTACAGAACCCATCTATCTCTGGTTCTAATGCATCTGGAAAGAGCAAAAGGGAGCAACAGATTGGATCTACTTCTGACACAGAGAAGCTGCTTCCTAGGAAAGACAAAATGTCGGCAGAAAGTACGGTTGAGAAAAGTCAAAAATCTGTTGATCAAACTAAGAAACAAACTCTTCTTTCTGAAAGGGATAAGGAGAGGAGAAATGGATCTTCATGGAAATCAATGGATGCTTGGAAGGAGAAAAGGAATTGGGAGGATATACTTTCTTCTCGTTATTCATATTCACCGGGGGTGAGTCGCAGAAGTGCTGACCGTGCACGTACTTTGCATGACAAACTAATGTCTCctgagaagaaaaagaagaatgctttagatttaaaaaaggaTGCAGAAGAAAAGCACGCTCGAGCTATGAGGATTAGAAGTGAGTTAGAGAATGAAAGAGTTCAAAAGCTTCAGCGTAACTCAGAGAAATTAAACCGCGTCAATGAATGGCAAGCTGTTCGCAGTATAAAGTTGAGAGAGGGAATGTACGCCCGCCACCAACGTAGTGAATATAGGCACGAAGCTTTTCTAGCCCAGGTGGCCAGAAGGGCTGGTGATGAAAGCAGTAAGGTTAATGAAGTTCGTTTTATCACTTCACTAAATGAAGAGAACAAGAAACTCATTTTACGCCAGAAACTTCATGATTCTGAATTGAGGAGAGCTGAGAAACTTCAAGTGATCAAAACTAAACAGAAGGAGGATATGGCGAGAGAAGAAGCCGTTTTGGAGCGAAAGAAGGTTATTGAAGCTGAAAAATTGCAGCGGCTTGCCGAGACACAGCGAAAAAAGGAAGAGGCTCAAGtgagaagggaagaagaaagaaaggcatCAAGTGTGGCACGAGAGGCAAAGGCTATAGAACAGATGAGGAAAAAGGAGGTTAGAGCTAAAGCCCAACAAGAGGAAGCGGAACTTCTAGCCCAAAAATTAGCTGAAAGACTTAGTGAAAGTGAACAGCGACGCAAGTTTTACTTAGAACAAATACGGGAGAGAGCTTCAATGGATATCAGGGATCAATCTTCACCTTTACTAAGACGTTCATTGAACAAGGAGGGTTTGGGCAGATCTACACCAACTAGCAGTGGTGGTGTCAGTGAAGAGTGTCACGCTAATAATGTCACAGATTCAGGAGGTTCTACTCTTCAGACTGCCAATGGAACATTGCAACAGTCATTAAAACGAAGGATCAAGAGAATTCGCCAGAGACTTATGGCATTGAAATATGAATTTCCCGAGCCTCCGGTTGGTGTTGAAAATGCTGGCATTGCATATAGAACAGCAGTGGGAGCTGCTAAGGCAAAAATTGGAAGGTGGCTTCAGGAACTTCAGAGACTTCGGCAAGCAAGGAAAGAGGGGGCTCCAAGTATTGGACTAATAACTGCGGATATGGTTAAGGTATCATTGCACAATTTACTTTTGAAGTTTGACTTTTTTACTTATAAAGTTGGAAAAAGTTGTTACAGCATATTGTCAGTTAAAACTTGCAATCTGATGCATGCAGGAATTTACTAGAAATTGTTCAATGTAGACCGAGTCCTAATTTTGTCAAGTACCCGTGTGAGGGACTTGACAGCTGGTTAAGGCTATGGGACTTGTGTTTGGCATGTCTAATTGGACATGCATCCACCTACTCTGTATAAGTGGTGAACCTATTCTAAAACAATGAATAAGACTTGTGATTTTTGCACAACTGCTCTCTGTTAGTTTGTAACACCATTTTACCCTTACCATTAAGAAGTATTTTAGGAATACAAAATCCAGCGGTCTCCTCCTGCCCTTGATAAATGAGTTATACACATACCCCACTGACTCCCCTATATTCGAATTTATGTAACATCAGTATCGTTGATGAATCCAAACCTTTGAATGGATAAACGTTGCCAActctttgcttttgcttttgcttttccttttccttttccttttccattaCATGAATGCTTGTAAAGATTCATACTAATAGCTTTTGGCACTTCTTTTTTGGATTAGTTTTTGGACGGAAAAGACCCTGAGCTGCAGGCTGCTCGCCAAGTGGGCCTGCTTGATTTTATTGCTTCTGCCCTACCAGCTTCTCACACATCCAAACCTGAAGCCTACCAAGTTACAATATATCTTTTAAGACTTCTAAGGGTAGTACTATCAGTTCCTGCAAACAGGAGTTATTTTGTTGCACAAAATCTTTTGCCACCAATTATCCCCATGTTGGCAGCGGCTCTTGAGAACTATATCAAGATTGCAGCATCATCAAATGTTAATGGTAGCTCCAACTTGGTATTGAGCAAATCATCGATTGAAAATTTGGAGTCTATGTCCGAAGCACTGGATGGGTTTTTATGGACTGTTGCTACAATTATTGGTCATGGTAGCTCTGATGAATGCCAGCTTCAAATGCAGGATGGTTTACAGGAGCTTGTGATTGCATATCAAGTTATTCATCGGTTGCGTGATCTTTTTGCGCTTTATGACCGGCCACAAGTGGAAGGTTCACCATTTCCTTCTTCTATTCTCTTGGGTATAAATCTGTTGGCAGTTTTAACATCCAGATCCCAAACAACATCTTCCATTGATTATGAATCTTTTCCGATACAAGCAATAGCAGAAAATGAAACTTCAAATGCGAAGCTTGCAGAGGCTGCAGATTTTGGGTATTCCTCTGTAACTAACCCCAGTGGAGATAATAGGCCTCAACCATCTGCTCTCCATGGTAGCATAGTCTTACCTTTGCCAGATTTACCAGAAGATAGACCATTAGATGAACCATTTACTATAAAAATAAGCAAAGAATTAGTGTTGGATGGAAAACACTCCGGTAAGCTTGAGGGTGTTAGCAGTGATAAGAATTGTTCAGACACTCGAGATGAGTCTCAGCAAGTTTTGATAGATAATACTTCAAACTCTTCTGCCTCTAAGAAGGACGAAAAGAACATTCTGGATGATGGTGCTGGAAAGAAGGTTGAATATAATTTGGGCTTTAAACCACCTGTAGCATTTCTTCTTTCTGTCATATCTGAAACCGGCTTGGTGTGTCTTCCTTCCTTGTTGACAGCTGTGCTATTGCAAGCAAACAACAGATTGTCTTCTGAACAGGTAACTATGGTCCATTGCTAATGCATCATCTGAAGTCAATTGTTCTAGGTCTACTGTATCCACTTGTagtttttattgttttcaaatTCGCATAAGCACTATTGGAAGTGTTGTGAATTTCATCACAATGGTACTTCCGAAAATCCAAAGCAGTGTTAAATATATTAGTATAGTACCCACTTAACCGtcagcaaaaataaaaacatcatTATTGAGTAGTCAATAAGAAACATGAtcacggatcaaaaaaaaaagaaaaagaaacatgatCCAATAGCAAGAATGAACACCAATACTTTTATAGTGGTTTTCTAGCATCTCCACCGGATTTCTGTAGACAAACGGTGTTTCTAATTCTACCCCCAAAACACAACCAAACTTCAAATTCCAATGGATTGAACCTTGAATTTTACCTCTGCATACAAAAGGGTTTACAATGGGATCACCCAAAGACTACAACCTCTACAACACAGACCTAATACTTCCTTGGATATATAATGGATCCACTCCCAAGAAGTTCAAGCAATTCTACAAAGCAgtctatgaattttttttgagtttcataGGAAGTAAAGAGGTGTGAAGGGGGATTAGTCCAGTGAGTTGACCCCTAGGACTCTAGATATACTATTGAATGGTAAACCTAATCACAAATAGTCATGAACCCCAAGATTCCTATGCATGTATCTATAAGGATTCTTGCTTTAAATTATCTTCGCGAACGGGTGCTCTATGTTAGCATGGTTGGCGGTGTGACCTTGATTGGTATGTCCTTCTATACATATACATAGCCATATGCCTATAACTTACACTGCTAAGTCTTTTTAGCATTATATTACCTGTATGATGACATTTTTTGTGCATGTGTCCTTTGATTAACTATCTATCAAGATATGTTTGGAAGGCTTGGATGCCATGGTGTTGCCTACGTGTTCTATGTAGTgtgtatggagagagaggaacCAACATATTGATTTAGAGTTGCCACTTACAGATCATTGATTACTCTTTGTTTTTATGAACTCATGCTGGACCGATTGTGCAATACCAACAATGGAGCAcacttgaattttggcacaaGAGAAATGGGGGATATTTTGGTGGTTTCAAAAGTT
This DNA window, taken from Rhododendron vialii isolate Sample 1 chromosome 8a, ASM3025357v1, encodes the following:
- the LOC131299207 gene encoding uncharacterized protein LOC131299207, with translation MESSGEAGDDQGSGWLQVKKKHRSSTKFTLQGWVGGFSGKQTSSTVKGGNSHAKYGVQHSKAGDFSVNRKGSVANATPVSHDKEKHVHYLDKRVVSQDNDRRSPTVRATTNCDNKPGVVEEPPQKDNDNFQKIKWGDLDDEALELHLRKSIGDEIRFGDIRNDDLISSSSAEGKVNNLMVSSVEADHSTHQSLSLVSSDEEKFKEVNEVTSEDVKVEITNEKIINSSSHISNVGETCYEQVNLVSNEVDEVMVELPAPESEISEVPVIERVSYTVAIPQPIDSFTPEKRGPEKQGESMAAAFIDDTSHLQVDRIVDDVSNARISSETDGSDVGESKERFRQRLWCFLFENLNRAVDELYLLCELECDVEQMKEAILVLEEAASDFKELQSRVEEFEDVRRSTSQSIDGLPIMKSDHRRPHALSWEVRRMTTSPHRAEILSSSLEAFRKIQQERASMRAASGAEKLGLDCPGSPHIADDNPKKYAGRSDETPNSKETVPKTRKQSGVSDPIRGSISGERRNSDPNRPSRKLSSQNSHLMLQNPSISGSNASGKSKREQQIGSTSDTEKLLPRKDKMSAESTVEKSQKSVDQTKKQTLLSERDKERRNGSSWKSMDAWKEKRNWEDILSSRYSYSPGVSRRSADRARTLHDKLMSPEKKKKNALDLKKDAEEKHARAMRIRSELENERVQKLQRNSEKLNRVNEWQAVRSIKLREGMYARHQRSEYRHEAFLAQVARRAGDESSKVNEVRFITSLNEENKKLILRQKLHDSELRRAEKLQVIKTKQKEDMAREEAVLERKKVIEAEKLQRLAETQRKKEEAQVRREEERKASSVAREAKAIEQMRKKEVRAKAQQEEAELLAQKLAERLSESEQRRKFYLEQIRERASMDIRDQSSPLLRRSLNKEGLGRSTPTSSGGVSEECHANNVTDSGGSTLQTANGTLQQSLKRRIKRIRQRLMALKYEFPEPPVGVENAGIAYRTAVGAAKAKIGRWLQELQRLRQARKEGAPSIGLITADMVKFLDGKDPELQAARQVGLLDFIASALPASHTSKPEAYQVTIYLLRLLRVVLSVPANRSYFVAQNLLPPIIPMLAAALENYIKIAASSNVNGSSNLVLSKSSIENLESMSEALDGFLWTVATIIGHGSSDECQLQMQDGLQELVIAYQVIHRLRDLFALYDRPQVEGSPFPSSILLGINLLAVLTSRSQTTSSIDYESFPIQAIAENETSNAKLAEAADFGYSSVTNPSGDNRPQPSALHGSIVLPLPDLPEDRPLDEPFTIKISKELVLDGKHSGKLEGVSSDKNCSDTRDESQQVLIDNTSNSSASKKDEKNILDDGAGKKVEYNLGFKPPVAFLLSVISETGLVCLPSLLTAVLLQANNRLSSEQASHVLPSNFEEVATGVLKVLNNLALIDITFMQRMLARPDLKMEFFHLMSFLLSHCTNKWRLATDQVGLLLLESLLLLGYFALFHLGNQSVLRWGKSPTILHKVCDLPFVFFSDPELMPILAGTLVAACFSCEQNKGVVQQELSTDMLISLLRSCRNGSPNNPPTESPTECNQLGSESRKLLVQGEMPLRSSRYNVKSTLISSGKGGSASGISFRTTKMRNQKDSRALKLSEEMSVKKSQSPSETSSTSMLHSRFSGSFIDRAEQFFVAETTE